The Nicotiana tabacum cultivar K326 chromosome 5, ASM71507v2, whole genome shotgun sequence sequence GTGCTTCTAGAATGCATCATGCTAATTAAGTAGTCAACAGTCTTACTCCCTATTATTTCATTCAATGATCTCGTTTCGCTTCTCGAGAATCAAAaacataaattttaattaatatgTAGTTTTTTGCCATATTAATATGCGGAGAATTAtagattacaatatttttttgtataatttttgaatatctaaattttagttttaaaatattaagataatTTTATCCATTAGATTTAAAATTTAGATAAATTGACTCTCAAGAAACGAAACGTGACAAGTAAATAAAAAACGGAGAATATAATATTCGATAATGAATATTTAATGAATTAATATTAGTTTCTTTATGCTACACATTCTCTTGGTAGTTGCTTGGGAAAGAAAATATGGAAGGATTGTCAACCTAATTTTATAAGAGCACATGTATTGTGTCTGGTATAACTTTTCTATTTaggaaagaaaaatacttttctcCACGTACTTAACGTTCTCGTATTTTCCTCGGgtccattttaattaattttttgactTCTTTTTAGTTCAAATATTTGGTTTTTTAAAATATCTAGAAAGAGTAACTTTTTTCCCCAAAATTGTCTTTGGAGTAAAGAGCCTAagagtatttgttatatttttaatgaacaaattaaggttagTATGATCaactttattgttaattaatgctaaaaaatAGATTCCTTAATACGtgtaaaaataatatcaaaaaacaattaaagtggaccggagggagttAGGTATATTTAAGTGTATTACAATATGTTCACATTATTTTTGTtgttctgatggtaagcaacctccacttccaaccaagaggttgtgagcaACATCTCTACTTGGGAGGGGGCCGTAGTTCATGTTTGAAGATATTTATGTGAACAATGAAAAAAGTTAATGAAACCAATGCTTTTATGTGGCTGTTGAATATTCAACAAAATATGCCTAACGTAGACTTAAAGTAGAATAACCCCTTCTCTTGCccacattgttttttttttttcaattttcctatAAATATTGCAGCCTATATAAGTGTAATAACATAATTTTATAGTAAAACACATTCCTTTCTCACTAATCAAACCAAATTGATCAAAGtgtcaaaaatacaaaaaaaatatgaagAAGCCATCTTCTACTATACTCTCAAAGAAACTCATTAAACCTTCATCTCCAACTCCTTCTACTCAAAAATGGcacaaactctctcttcttgATCAAGCTTTTAGCAATATTTACATACCCTTTGCCTTTTTCTACACCAAAAAACAACTTGATTCTGTTTCAATTCATCCAACTCAAATATCTCATCTTCTCGAAAATTCGTTATCCAGATTACTCGTATCATATTATCCATACGCTGGAAGACTTAAGGATAATACTGTCGTCGATTGTAACGACGTCGGTGCTGATTTTTTACGTGTCCAAATTAATATCCCTATATCTCAAGCACTTGAAAAGCATAATAATGTTATTGAAGAGATGGTATTTCCACAAGATTTACCTTGGTCAAATTGTACTAACCGTGGTTTAGTTGTAGCTCAACTTAGTTACTTCACTTGTGGAGGAATTGCTATTAGCTTGTGTACTTCTCACAAAGTTGGAGATGGACATAGTAGTTACAATTTTTTTCATGATTGGGCCAAGTTAACCCGTGAGGCCAATGGGCCAAAACCCGTTTTACAATATGTCCAAGAATCCATATTTCCTCCACCTATTACTGGTACTCCATTTCTATCTCCTGTTTGTACATCAAACAAAGATGATTGCATTCAAAGAAAGTTCATATTTTCCCTCCAGAAACTTAACAAACTCAAGACATTAGTTGCTTCTACATCAAACGTTCAAACTCCGACGCGCAATGAAGTTGTCAGTGCACTTATATTTAAGTGTATTGTTGCTGCAGTGAACGGTAAATCATTTGAACCATGGATCATGTCGCAATCTTTTGACTTGCGAC is a genomic window containing:
- the LOC107786022 gene encoding acyltransferase Pun1; translated protein: MKKPSSTILSKKLIKPSSPTPSTQKWHKLSLLDQAFSNIYIPFAFFYTKKQLDSVSIHPTQISHLLENSLSRLLVSYYPYAGRLKDNTVVDCNDVGADFLRVQINIPISQALEKHNNVIEEMVFPQDLPWSNCTNRGLVVAQLSYFTCGGIAISLCTSHKVGDGHSSYNFFHDWAKLTREANGPKPVLQYVQESIFPPPITGTPFLSPVCTSNKDDCIQRKFIFSLQKLNKLKTLVASTSNVQTPTRNEVVSALIFKCIVAAVNGKSFEPWIMSQSFDLRHQIDLPPNSIGNILTSTYISIASEKYMTLANIVTEMRKEKQRVSDRDNVEDNLFLKKFLELATEEKSYSKVQNNMCNFSSLVKFPVHEIDFGWGKPAKMNIANGLHNKVIFLVGNLSGGVDAFVSLSAKVMSAFEKDKELLEFATAVPTF